A window of the Sphaerobacter thermophilus DSM 20745 genome harbors these coding sequences:
- a CDS encoding acyl-CoA dehydrogenase family protein, which yields MDFEFSQDQVMLRDLAREFLRERCTSAHVRAMMDDPAGYDRAMYRQLGEMSLLGLAIPERFGGSGLGMVEQAIVLEEMGRVAYPGPFVPSVVLAATAIQASGDEAAMARYLPGLASGELTMSFALLEDEIGWGPEVVAMRAVPDGDGFVLSGEKRFVPFGQAVDIVVVVARTGDAPGEVSLFAVPRDAEGLTVQPYKMFDLNAKECALRFDNVRVPSDALIGTLNGGAGPLNAVVQRAAVAACAEMLGCARTSLEMSVEYAKVRKQFGQPIGSFQAIKHKCAEMLEATENAHSATYYAAWALDANAPDARLAVSVAKSFVNEAARKVCGDAIQVHGGIGFTWEYDLHFYFKRAKYLEPLWGDTAWHRERVLDEVLAGRVAGAAR from the coding sequence ATGGATTTCGAGTTCAGCCAGGACCAGGTGATGCTGCGCGACCTGGCGCGCGAGTTCCTCCGCGAGCGCTGCACCAGCGCGCATGTCCGGGCGATGATGGACGACCCGGCCGGCTACGACCGAGCGATGTACCGGCAATTGGGCGAGATGTCCCTGCTGGGGCTGGCCATCCCTGAGCGCTTCGGCGGCAGCGGGCTGGGGATGGTCGAGCAGGCGATCGTGCTGGAGGAGATGGGCCGGGTGGCGTACCCCGGTCCCTTCGTCCCCAGCGTCGTGCTGGCCGCGACCGCGATCCAGGCATCGGGCGATGAGGCGGCGATGGCGCGCTATCTCCCCGGGCTGGCCTCCGGCGAGTTGACCATGTCGTTCGCCCTGCTCGAAGACGAGATCGGCTGGGGGCCGGAGGTGGTCGCGATGCGCGCGGTGCCCGACGGCGACGGCTTCGTCCTCTCCGGTGAGAAGCGGTTCGTCCCCTTCGGACAGGCGGTCGACATCGTGGTGGTGGTTGCCCGCACGGGCGACGCGCCGGGCGAGGTCTCCCTGTTCGCCGTGCCGCGCGATGCCGAAGGGCTGACGGTCCAGCCGTACAAGATGTTCGACTTGAACGCGAAGGAGTGCGCGCTCCGCTTCGACAACGTGCGGGTGCCGAGCGACGCGCTCATCGGGACCCTCAACGGCGGGGCGGGGCCGCTCAACGCGGTGGTCCAGCGAGCGGCCGTCGCCGCGTGTGCCGAGATGCTTGGCTGTGCCCGGACCTCGCTCGAGATGTCGGTGGAGTACGCCAAGGTCCGTAAGCAGTTCGGCCAGCCGATCGGGAGCTTCCAGGCGATTAAGCACAAGTGCGCGGAGATGCTGGAGGCGACGGAGAACGCGCACTCGGCCACCTATTACGCCGCCTGGGCACTCGACGCCAACGCGCCCGACGCCCGGCTGGCGGTGTCGGTCGCCAAGTCGTTCGTGAACGAGGCGGCGCGCAAGGTGTGTGGGGACGCGATTCAGGTGCACGGCGGCATCGGCTTCACCTGGGAGTACGACCTGCACTTCTACTTCAAGCGGGCCAAGTACCTGGAGCCTCTCTGGGGTGACACGGCATGGCACCGCGAGCGGGTGCTGGACGAGGTGCTGGCCGGTCGAGTCGCCGGCGCAGCACGATAG
- a CDS encoding MaoC family dehydratase: MSSQQPGMGESGSQRVVRKVAELRELVGQEIGVGPWVEITQERVNQFADATGDHQYIHVDPERAKQTFFGGTIAHGYLTLSLIPFLSQGRDGVKIDLGGRMTVNYGLNRVRFPAPVRVGKRVRLRTTLLAVEEVGEQAVQITQRQTVEVEGEEKPACVAETLSRIYF; encoded by the coding sequence ATGTCGTCCCAGCAGCCCGGCATGGGCGAGAGCGGTTCCCAGCGCGTCGTTCGGAAGGTGGCGGAGCTGCGGGAGCTGGTGGGCCAGGAGATCGGCGTCGGCCCCTGGGTGGAGATCACGCAGGAGCGGGTCAACCAGTTCGCCGACGCGACCGGTGACCACCAGTACATCCACGTTGACCCAGAGCGCGCGAAACAGACCTTCTTCGGCGGGACCATCGCACACGGCTACCTGACACTCTCGCTCATCCCGTTCCTGTCCCAGGGGCGCGACGGGGTCAAGATCGATCTCGGCGGCAGGATGACGGTCAACTACGGCCTGAACCGCGTGCGCTTCCCGGCGCCGGTGCGGGTCGGCAAGCGGGTGCGGCTGCGCACGACGCTGCTCGCGGTCGAGGAGGTCGGCGAGCAAGCGGTGCAGATCACCCAGCGCCAGACCGTCGAGGTCGAGGGCGAAGAAAAGCCCGCCTGCGTCGCCGAGACGCTGAGCAGGATCTATTTCTGA
- a CDS encoding acetate--CoA ligase family protein: MQTPGVRSDRGFDEQQDDAAFASAMRALLHPRRIAIVGASPKRGFANNIQRRLVDCGFEGEVYPVNPNYDEILGLPCYPSLEAIPGGVDLAVVVVPSRLIPGVLESCERAGVGAVNIITSGFAEKQEDETGPERQRAIRDFARRTGIRVVGPNCLGNISVPNRMVASSGAYPPLNRGPIALALQSGLLAYSLVLPAHDRGIGFTYVVTLGNEADIDVVDMIRYYLDDEETRVIGCFVEQFRRLERLLEMAERAADLGKPIVVLKVGRSEAGRRAALAHTGSLVGSDEIVDAVMRQHGIIRVYSLDEMIETLALFHSRRRPAGRGVGIAVVSGGAAGLIADLGADIGVEFPSLAPETVEKMNAVIPEYGTVGNPLDYTGQAAQQPEILDGCLAAMAEDPNIHVVVYGQAYPALIDLDQPTGQVLSALPERYPDKVFVVLSLVAGELKHRMIDQEAVEPVRSIDGIPFLQGAENGLRAIASLVRYAAFLREREASARADARDPDAAERAEWARGVVRAAGGRALVEREAKAILARYGIPVTREVLATTPDEAVVAAEAIGYPVVLKVESPDILHKTEAGGVLLGLQDADAVREGFARVTAGARAYAPWAEIRGVLVQEMVPAGGHELILGMTQDAAFGPAVAVGLGGVFVETLKDVALAVPPISNRDAHAMLSRLRAAPILTGHGARGQGAADLDAVADILVRFSSLCRDLRDDVAEIDINPLVAFGPGKGARVVDCLIVPRQDA, encoded by the coding sequence ATGCAGACGCCCGGTGTGCGGTCGGACCGCGGTTTCGACGAGCAACAGGACGATGCGGCCTTCGCGAGCGCGATGCGTGCGCTCCTGCACCCGAGGCGCATCGCGATCGTCGGCGCGTCGCCAAAGCGGGGTTTCGCCAACAACATCCAGCGGCGCCTGGTCGACTGCGGCTTCGAGGGCGAGGTCTACCCGGTCAACCCGAACTACGACGAGATCCTCGGGCTGCCGTGCTACCCGTCGCTGGAGGCGATCCCCGGCGGTGTCGACCTGGCGGTGGTGGTCGTCCCCAGCAGGCTGATCCCTGGCGTTTTGGAGTCGTGCGAGCGCGCAGGCGTCGGCGCGGTCAACATCATCACCAGCGGGTTCGCCGAGAAGCAGGAGGACGAGACCGGCCCCGAGCGGCAGCGAGCCATCCGCGACTTCGCGCGCCGGACCGGCATCCGTGTCGTCGGGCCGAACTGCCTCGGCAACATCAGCGTGCCCAACCGCATGGTGGCAAGCTCCGGTGCCTACCCACCGCTCAACCGCGGCCCGATTGCCCTTGCGCTCCAGAGTGGCCTGCTGGCGTATAGCCTGGTCCTGCCCGCGCACGACCGCGGCATCGGCTTCACCTACGTCGTGACGCTGGGCAATGAGGCCGACATCGACGTGGTCGACATGATCCGCTACTACCTCGACGACGAGGAGACGCGGGTCATCGGCTGCTTCGTCGAGCAGTTCCGGCGGCTTGAGCGGCTGCTGGAGATGGCGGAGCGCGCTGCGGACCTGGGCAAGCCGATCGTCGTGCTCAAGGTGGGGCGCTCGGAGGCCGGGCGGCGCGCTGCGCTGGCGCACACCGGGTCGCTGGTCGGCTCGGACGAGATCGTTGACGCCGTCATGCGGCAGCACGGCATCATTCGGGTCTACAGCCTCGATGAGATGATCGAGACGCTGGCGCTCTTCCATTCCCGGCGGCGGCCGGCGGGGCGTGGCGTCGGCATCGCGGTCGTCTCCGGCGGAGCGGCCGGCCTGATCGCCGACCTCGGCGCGGACATCGGCGTCGAGTTCCCATCGCTCGCGCCGGAGACCGTCGAAAAGATGAACGCGGTGATCCCGGAGTACGGCACGGTCGGCAATCCGCTCGACTACACCGGCCAGGCAGCTCAGCAGCCGGAGATCCTCGACGGGTGCCTGGCGGCGATGGCCGAGGACCCCAACATCCACGTCGTGGTCTACGGCCAGGCCTACCCGGCGCTGATCGACCTGGACCAGCCGACCGGGCAGGTGCTGAGTGCTTTGCCAGAGCGCTACCCCGACAAGGTCTTCGTCGTCCTGTCGCTCGTGGCGGGTGAACTCAAGCACCGGATGATCGACCAGGAGGCAGTGGAGCCGGTCCGGTCGATCGACGGCATCCCCTTCCTCCAGGGTGCCGAGAACGGCCTGCGTGCCATTGCCTCGCTCGTCCGCTATGCAGCGTTCCTCCGGGAGCGGGAGGCATCCGCGCGGGCCGATGCGCGTGACCCGGACGCCGCCGAGCGCGCCGAATGGGCGCGTGGCGTGGTGCGCGCGGCCGGTGGACGGGCGCTCGTCGAGCGAGAGGCGAAGGCGATCCTGGCGCGCTACGGCATCCCGGTCACGCGCGAGGTCTTGGCGACGACGCCGGACGAGGCGGTTGTCGCGGCGGAAGCGATCGGTTACCCGGTCGTGCTCAAGGTGGAGTCGCCGGACATCCTCCACAAGACCGAAGCCGGGGGCGTGTTGCTCGGGCTACAAGACGCCGACGCGGTCCGCGAGGGCTTCGCACGGGTCACGGCGGGCGCCCGCGCCTATGCTCCGTGGGCGGAGATCCGCGGCGTGCTGGTGCAGGAGATGGTCCCCGCTGGCGGCCACGAATTGATCCTGGGGATGACGCAGGATGCCGCGTTTGGCCCTGCGGTGGCAGTCGGACTCGGGGGTGTCTTCGTCGAGACACTGAAGGACGTGGCGCTCGCCGTCCCGCCGATCTCCAACCGAGACGCGCACGCCATGCTGTCGCGGTTGCGCGCGGCGCCGATCCTGACCGGACACGGCGCGCGGGGCCAGGGCGCGGCCGACCTGGACGCCGTGGCCGACATCCTCGTCCGCTTCTCCTCCCTCTGCCGGGACCTGCGGGACGACGTGGCCGAGATCGACATCAACCCGCTCGTGGCCTTCGGGCCGGGCAAGGGGGCACGGGTGGTCGACTGCCTGATCGTCCCCCGGCAAGACGCCTGA
- a CDS encoding metallophosphoesterase family protein, whose protein sequence is MRFGRRVGIIGDVHGADVLLTRALDACRVAGVETVALLGDLFDRLDQADAVVRALDGWHIVGVRGNHESEALLAATNGQVHIHPATAALLRRLEHRVIVDDVCLVHEEDGWGCHDPVATLFGGSGRLSTRRYPAWITFAGHTHVRHARDERGTLEIGRGSVALAPHRRYLINPGALVNGQFAIWDREAGVVRFWDLKG, encoded by the coding sequence ATGCGGTTCGGTCGTCGAGTCGGGATCATCGGCGATGTGCACGGGGCGGATGTGCTGCTCACCCGTGCGCTGGACGCCTGCCGGGTGGCGGGGGTCGAGACGGTCGCGTTACTTGGCGATCTCTTCGACCGCCTGGATCAGGCCGACGCCGTGGTCCGGGCGCTCGATGGCTGGCACATCGTCGGCGTGCGCGGGAATCACGAGTCCGAGGCGCTGCTCGCGGCAACGAACGGACAGGTCCACATCCACCCCGCCACAGCCGCCTTGCTCCGCCGTCTGGAACACCGGGTCATCGTCGACGACGTGTGCCTGGTCCATGAGGAGGACGGTTGGGGCTGCCACGACCCCGTCGCCACCCTGTTCGGCGGCTCTGGTCGGCTGTCCACTCGCCGCTACCCTGCCTGGATCACCTTCGCCGGCCACACCCACGTCCGCCACGCCCGCGACGAGCGCGGCACGCTCGAGATCGGCCGCGGAAGCGTGGCGCTCGCGCCGCACCGCCGGTATCTGATCAATCCCGGGGCACTGGTTAATGGCCAGTTTGCCATCTGGGATCGGGAGGCGGGGGTGGTGAGATTTTGGGATTTGAAGGGGTGA
- a CDS encoding SDR family NAD(P)-dependent oxidoreductase has product MNTLDGKVALVTGAGRGIGRAVAELLAAESAAVVVNDLGTALSGEGADVSVAQQVVDAIRAAGGRAVANTESVADYAAAGRMVEQALDEFGRLDIVVNVAGILRDRMIFNMTEEEWDAVIAVHLNGTFNTSRHACALFRERKTGGRIINFSSVSAWGSPGQPNYGAAKYGILGFTAVLANSMSRYGVTANAILPYAATRMIDSTPRGQEFARQHGKPPSEMAAGTEGDPANVAPMVAYLASDAAAGINGRFFGVRGYTIQLYSSWEIAAILGADRRWTPQELAELFPTYIDPLLEDVPTVEVPGQERPLRGTAALQHDPAAWEEFAPGIQQWVREGYYAAKAAARS; this is encoded by the coding sequence ATGAACACACTCGACGGCAAAGTCGCGCTCGTCACCGGCGCGGGCCGTGGGATCGGCCGCGCGGTGGCGGAGTTGCTGGCGGCGGAAAGCGCCGCGGTCGTGGTGAACGACCTGGGCACGGCCCTCTCCGGCGAGGGGGCCGATGTCTCCGTGGCCCAGCAGGTGGTGGACGCCATCCGCGCCGCCGGTGGGCGGGCGGTGGCCAACACGGAGTCGGTCGCCGACTACGCCGCGGCGGGGCGGATGGTGGAGCAGGCGCTGGATGAGTTCGGCCGCCTCGACATTGTCGTGAACGTCGCCGGGATCCTGCGCGACCGGATGATCTTCAACATGACTGAGGAGGAGTGGGACGCCGTCATCGCCGTGCACCTGAACGGCACCTTCAACACGTCCCGCCATGCCTGCGCGCTCTTCCGTGAGCGGAAGACGGGCGGGCGGATCATCAACTTCTCGAGCGTGTCGGCCTGGGGCAGTCCCGGCCAGCCGAACTACGGGGCGGCCAAGTACGGCATCCTCGGCTTCACGGCGGTGCTGGCCAACAGCATGAGCCGGTACGGGGTAACCGCCAACGCCATCCTTCCGTACGCTGCCACGCGCATGATCGACTCGACGCCGCGTGGGCAGGAGTTTGCCCGCCAGCACGGCAAGCCGCCGAGCGAGATGGCGGCGGGGACGGAGGGCGACCCGGCGAACGTCGCGCCGATGGTGGCGTACCTCGCCAGCGACGCTGCGGCGGGCATCAACGGCCGCTTCTTCGGCGTGCGCGGGTACACGATCCAGCTCTACTCCTCCTGGGAGATCGCCGCGATCCTGGGCGCCGACCGCCGGTGGACGCCGCAGGAGCTGGCCGAACTCTTCCCCACCTATATCGACCCATTGCTGGAGGACGTGCCGACGGTGGAGGTGCCGGGCCAGGAGCGGCCGTTGCGCGGCACCGCTGCGCTCCAGCACGACCCGGCCGCCTGGGAGGAGTTCGCACCGGGCATCCAGCAGTGGGTGCGCGAGGGCTACTACGCGGCGAAGGCGGCTGCTCGGTCCTGA
- a CDS encoding DinB family protein yields MYVPMIRLLFDYSAWADTRVLKAAEGLTPDQWLAPGSAGRGSIRDTLVHAIAAQRRWISWLDGSVPPQEAMRLNIDPETVPDLGALRERWEQVQQQTRAFLERATEELLAEEISSPTPRGGVWTAPRWEILVHVANHNTQHRSEVAAMLTQFGHSPGDLDVLFYLFERRLPVGA; encoded by the coding sequence ATGTATGTGCCGATGATTCGGCTGCTCTTCGACTACAGTGCCTGGGCTGATACTCGGGTCCTAAAGGCTGCCGAGGGGCTCACGCCGGATCAGTGGTTGGCACCGGGCAGTGCGGGGCGTGGTTCGATCCGGGACACGCTCGTCCACGCGATCGCGGCGCAGAGGCGCTGGATCTCCTGGCTCGACGGCTCCGTCCCGCCGCAGGAGGCGATGAGGCTCAACATCGATCCGGAGACGGTGCCCGACCTCGGGGCGCTGCGTGAGCGGTGGGAGCAGGTGCAGCAGCAGACGCGGGCCTTCCTCGAGCGGGCCACGGAAGAGCTCCTGGCCGAGGAGATCAGCTCGCCCACGCCGCGGGGTGGCGTCTGGACCGCACCTCGGTGGGAGATTCTGGTCCACGTGGCGAACCACAACACGCAACACCGCAGCGAGGTGGCAGCCATGTTGACCCAGTTCGGGCACTCGCCCGGCGACCTCGACGTCTTGTTCTACCTCTTCGAGCGTCGCCTGCCGGTGGGCGCGTAG
- a CDS encoding SDR family NAD(P)-dependent oxidoreductase codes for MGMLDGKVAIVTGAGRGIGRGIARQMAAEGAAVVVNDLGTALSGEGVDVSVAQQVVDEIRAEGGSAVANTDSVADYRAAEAMVQQAIDAFGRLDIVVNCAGILRDRMIFNMTPEEWQAVIDVHLKGTFNLCKWASVRFREQKSGRLINMTSNSAFGAPGQPNYAAAKAGIIGLTLSCANGLARYNVTANAVVPSGATRMIDSIPSAREAVAHTGKLPSELAAGTEKDPDNVAPLVTYLASDAAQHISGHLFGSFGYNVVLFSQPKIIKTLRADHRWTVEELAQHIPQAFGSDFQEVVNDPRVSAAIEAIPEGKWVEIGPGLRFYGTKIEPHMEFVW; via the coding sequence ATGGGAATGCTCGACGGCAAGGTCGCGATCGTGACCGGCGCCGGCCGGGGGATCGGCCGGGGAATCGCCCGGCAGATGGCCGCCGAGGGTGCGGCGGTGGTGGTCAACGACCTCGGGACCGCGCTCTCCGGTGAGGGAGTGGACGTCTCTGTGGCGCAGCAGGTCGTCGATGAGATCCGCGCCGAGGGCGGGAGTGCCGTGGCCAACACCGACTCGGTTGCGGACTACCGGGCGGCCGAGGCGATGGTGCAGCAGGCGATCGACGCCTTCGGACGGCTGGACATCGTGGTCAACTGCGCCGGGATCCTGCGCGACCGGATGATCTTCAACATGACGCCCGAAGAGTGGCAGGCGGTGATCGACGTCCACCTCAAGGGGACGTTCAACCTGTGCAAGTGGGCGTCGGTGCGCTTCCGCGAGCAGAAGAGCGGGCGGCTGATCAACATGACGTCCAACTCGGCCTTCGGCGCGCCGGGGCAGCCGAACTACGCCGCTGCAAAGGCGGGCATCATCGGGCTGACGCTTTCCTGCGCCAACGGTCTCGCCCGCTACAACGTGACCGCCAACGCCGTGGTGCCGAGCGGTGCCACCCGGATGATCGACTCCATCCCCAGCGCCCGTGAGGCGGTGGCCCACACCGGGAAGCTGCCGAGCGAGCTGGCCGCCGGGACAGAGAAGGACCCCGATAACGTCGCGCCGCTGGTGACGTATCTGGCGAGCGACGCGGCCCAGCATATCAGCGGGCACCTCTTCGGCTCGTTCGGCTACAACGTGGTCCTCTTCTCCCAGCCGAAGATCATCAAGACACTGCGCGCGGACCACCGCTGGACCGTCGAGGAGCTGGCGCAGCACATCCCGCAGGCGTTCGGGTCCGACTTCCAGGAGGTGGTCAACGACCCGCGCGTGTCAGCCGCGATCGAGGCGATCCCGGAGGGCAAGTGGGTCGAGATCGGTCCCGGCCTGCGCTTCTACGGAACCAAGATCGAGCCGCACATGGAGTTTGTGTGGTGA
- a CDS encoding acetyl-CoA acetyltransferase → MTTLSGKTAIVGVAESDQIGKVPDKPAIALHAEAALNALEEAGLTLRDVDGLLTAGISPLELGEYLGIEPSYTDGTAVGGSSFVIHLAHAAAAIVTGRCSVALITHGESGRSRVGMPPRVPAPDSLRGQFEDPYGLPTPVGAYALACSRHMAEYGTTKEQLAEIAVATRKWAMLNPKAYMRDPITIEDVLNSRPIVWPFNLLDCCLVTDAGGACVVTSIERARDLRQHPVAILGVGESHDHSIISQMPSLTSFAARRSGQAAFKMAGVTHDDIDLAMIYDSFTYTVLLSLEDLGFCAKGEGGAFVSGQRTAPGGDFPMNTNGGGLSYTHPGMYGMFAIIEAVRQLRHDYADQGIRQVPNCELAIVHGTGGVLSSAGTAILGRV, encoded by the coding sequence GTGACCACGCTCTCGGGGAAAACCGCCATCGTGGGGGTGGCGGAGTCGGACCAGATCGGGAAGGTGCCGGACAAGCCGGCCATCGCCCTGCATGCCGAGGCGGCGCTAAACGCATTGGAGGAGGCCGGGCTGACCCTGCGCGACGTGGACGGCCTGCTGACGGCCGGGATCAGCCCGCTGGAGCTGGGTGAATACCTCGGCATCGAGCCGTCGTACACCGACGGAACGGCGGTCGGCGGGTCGTCGTTCGTCATCCACCTCGCGCACGCCGCCGCGGCCATCGTGACTGGCCGATGCTCGGTGGCGCTGATCACGCACGGGGAGAGCGGGCGCTCACGGGTCGGGATGCCGCCACGCGTCCCCGCCCCGGACTCGCTGCGCGGGCAGTTCGAGGATCCCTACGGCCTGCCGACACCGGTCGGTGCCTATGCGCTGGCGTGCTCGCGGCACATGGCGGAGTACGGGACGACCAAGGAGCAACTTGCCGAGATCGCAGTCGCGACGCGCAAGTGGGCCATGCTCAATCCCAAAGCGTACATGCGTGACCCGATCACGATCGAGGACGTACTGAACTCCCGCCCCATCGTCTGGCCGTTCAACCTGCTCGACTGCTGTCTGGTGACTGACGCGGGCGGGGCCTGCGTCGTGACCTCGATCGAGCGCGCGCGCGACCTGCGCCAACATCCGGTCGCGATCCTGGGTGTCGGGGAGAGCCACGATCACTCGATCATCTCCCAGATGCCGAGCCTCACGTCGTTCGCCGCGCGTCGCTCCGGGCAGGCCGCTTTCAAGATGGCCGGAGTGACGCACGACGATATCGACCTGGCGATGATCTACGACTCCTTCACCTACACGGTGCTCCTGTCGCTGGAAGACCTCGGATTCTGCGCGAAGGGTGAGGGGGGTGCGTTCGTCAGCGGCCAGCGCACCGCGCCGGGGGGTGACTTCCCGATGAACACCAACGGCGGTGGCCTGTCGTACACGCACCCAGGCATGTACGGGATGTTCGCCATCATCGAAGCCGTCCGCCAGCTCCGCCATGACTACGCGGATCAGGGCATCCGGCAGGTGCCGAACTGCGAGCTGGCGATCGTGCACGGGACCGGCGGCGTTCTCTCGTCGGCCGGGACTGCCATCCTGGGGAGGGTTTGA
- a CDS encoding Zn-ribbon domain-containing OB-fold protein produces MSTPSKPLPVADPVTAPFWESVRAHAMQIQQCDACERFVFYPRVVCPHCGSRTLTWKPVAGTGVVHAFAIVHRHPNPAFAAEIPYVVALVELDEGVRMMTNLVDVPPDPEVVRVGMPVEVVYDDVTEEVTLPKFRPRSG; encoded by the coding sequence GTGAGTACCCCGAGCAAGCCGCTACCTGTCGCCGACCCGGTGACGGCGCCGTTCTGGGAGAGCGTCCGCGCGCACGCGATGCAGATCCAGCAGTGTGACGCCTGCGAGCGCTTCGTCTTCTACCCGCGCGTCGTGTGTCCCCACTGCGGGTCGCGCACGCTCACCTGGAAGCCGGTCGCGGGGACCGGTGTGGTCCACGCCTTCGCGATCGTACACCGGCACCCCAACCCGGCTTTCGCCGCCGAAATCCCGTACGTGGTGGCGCTGGTCGAACTGGACGAGGGTGTGCGGATGATGACCAACCTCGTCGACGTACCGCCCGACCCGGAGGTAGTGCGGGTCGGGATGCCGGTCGAGGTGGTCTACGACGACGTGACCGAGGAGGTGACGCTCCCGAAGTTCCGGCCGCGGAGCGGATAG